A section of the Thermodesulfobacteriota bacterium genome encodes:
- a CDS encoding Rieske 2Fe-2S domain-containing protein: MSEKTKTSEECSRRAFFTHISYTLGGLAAVMVGIPIVGSILAPIVNKPKPIWRPVGEVKNFTIGDTVIVSFIDSSPLPWAGVTSETAAWLRRSGEQEFICFSVNCAHLGCPVRWVAGARLFMCPCHGGVYYEDGSVAAGPPPRGLYNYPVRINNGQVEILTSPIPITTV, encoded by the coding sequence ATGAGCGAAAAGACCAAAACGAGTGAAGAGTGCAGTAGAAGAGCGTTTTTCACCCATATAAGCTACACATTAGGCGGCCTAGCAGCTGTTATGGTTGGAATACCGATTGTAGGCTCTATCTTAGCTCCTATAGTAAATAAGCCAAAGCCAATATGGAGGCCTGTTGGTGAGGTTAAGAATTTTACTATTGGCGACACCGTTATTGTTTCTTTCATAGATTCATCTCCCCTCCCTTGGGCAGGTGTTACATCGGAGACTGCCGCATGGCTAAGAAGATCAGGTGAACAAGAGTTTATTTGCTTTTCAGTAAACTGTGCTCATCTTGGCTGCCCTGTGAGATGGGTTGCCGGGGCCAGGCTGTTTATGTGCCCTTGCCACGGAGGCGTTTACTATGAGGACGGCAGTGTAGCAGCAGGGCCTCCTCCACGAGGTTTATATAATTACCCGGTGAGGATTAATAACGGACAGGTTGAAATATTAACAAGCCCAATACCAATAACGACGGTGTAG
- a CDS encoding cytochrome b N-terminal domain-containing protein — MESLRRAWLWFDDRTGLGSALGPSIKHPVPPNSASWFYVFGSATLFAFMLQVATGVTLAFMYVPSAGEAYQSLQYITDQTTFGRIVRGMHNWGASAMILLIGVHMVRVYLTAAYKFPREMHWISGVVLWALTVIMAFSGQVIRWDQTAVWSTIVASEQAGRIPLIGTWVAQFLIGGETIGGATLSRMFAYHVFIVPALLFLFIGLHLYLVIKNGISEFPKAGKPVDPKTYREEYENLVKKKGIPFWPDAAWRDMVFGFIVITTILLIALIIGPPALGPPPNPSNIDALPVPDWYFVFYFAFLALMPPQMETYLMVFGPLLVGALLFFLPFISNKGERSPLRRPWAVAIVALTIASISGLWAIGITSPWSPHFDAKPLTTQIIGAESGPIYRGGEYFNEKGCLYCHTISGHGGERGPNLTYIGDRLSTDEITWRIMNGGLNMPGFGGTLSNEELADLVVFLKSRTRENQELSSE, encoded by the coding sequence ATGGAATCTTTAAGACGCGCTTGGTTATGGTTTGATGACAGAACAGGCCTTGGCAGTGCCCTAGGCCCTTCCATTAAACACCCTGTCCCGCCAAACTCGGCCTCATGGTTCTATGTGTTTGGTAGCGCGACTCTATTTGCTTTCATGCTGCAGGTAGCTACTGGTGTTACCCTTGCATTTATGTATGTCCCATCTGCTGGAGAAGCGTATCAGAGCCTTCAGTACATAACCGATCAAACAACATTTGGAAGAATTGTAAGGGGAATGCACAACTGGGGCGCCTCAGCCATGATACTCCTAATAGGTGTCCACATGGTGAGGGTTTATTTAACCGCCGCATATAAATTCCCACGTGAGATGCACTGGATATCAGGGGTTGTACTTTGGGCACTTACAGTAATCATGGCGTTTTCAGGTCAGGTAATTAGATGGGACCAAACTGCTGTGTGGTCAACCATCGTTGCGTCAGAGCAGGCGGGGCGTATACCTCTTATTGGAACTTGGGTAGCGCAGTTTTTAATAGGCGGAGAAACCATTGGCGGAGCAACACTAAGCCGAATGTTTGCCTATCACGTTTTCATTGTTCCGGCACTTTTATTCTTATTTATTGGGCTACATTTATATCTAGTAATCAAAAACGGAATCTCCGAGTTTCCAAAAGCTGGCAAACCAGTAGATCCTAAAACTTATAGAGAAGAATACGAGAACTTAGTTAAGAAGAAAGGTATCCCGTTTTGGCCGGATGCGGCTTGGAGGGATATGGTATTTGGCTTTATAGTTATTACGACGATTCTACTTATTGCTCTAATCATAGGACCTCCGGCTCTTGGTCCACCGCCTAATCCATCTAATATAGATGCTCTTCCAGTGCCGGATTGGTATTTTGTGTTCTATTTTGCATTCTTGGCTCTTATGCCTCCACAGATGGAGACATACCTCATGGTGTTTGGGCCTCTATTGGTAGGAGCTCTGTTGTTCTTCCTTCCTTTTATTTCAAACAAGGGAGAGAGGAGCCCTCTACGGCGTCCTTGGGCGGTTGCAATAGTGGCGCTTACAATAGCCAGCATTTCTGGACTTTGGGCAATCGGAATCACCTCTCCATGGTCACCGCACTTTGATGCAAAACCGCTAACGACACAGATAATTGGAGCTGAAAGCGGGCCTATTTATAGGGGCGGCGAATACTTTAATGAGAAGGGTTGTTTGTATTGCCACACTATCTCAGGACATGGCGGAGAAAGAGGACCTAATCTAACCTACATTGGAGATAGGCTGTCTACTGATGAGATTACGTGGCGTATAATGAACGGAGGACTTAACATGCCGGGATTTGGCGGCACTCTTTCAAACGAAGAGCTTGCTGATCTGGTGGTATTTTTAAAATCCAGGACTAGAGAGAATCAGGAATTATCTTCTGAATGA